The sequence TCGAAAAATCCCAGCAATGGCGGCTCCAACATGGCGCCGATTTTGAAAATAACATTGAAAAAAATATATAAAATGAAGACGAGCAGCGCATAGCCCCAGAGCGGATGCATCAAAACCTCGTCGAGCCGGTCGCGCCAGCCTGGTTCGGCTTTGCCGATTTCCGTATTGTTTTGAAAAAGAGTTTTAGCGCGCTCGCGCCGCCCGGCGCTGATCACCTGTTCCGCCGAGTTGCCGAGATTTTTCTCAATGGCCTCGCGCTGTTGTAAAATTTTCGGCAGTATACGCGGCAGCCGTTGTCGCGCCATTTCGCGAAAAGTCTGATCGTTTTCGAGAAGCTTGAGCAGGAACAGCCGCGCCGGAAATTTCATTTCGGCAATCGGCTTGTCAAAACCATGAAATTCGCCGTCCAGCCAGGAAGCGATATTTTCCAGCGCTTGTTGAATCGGCGGCAAAAGCGGCGGGGGCGGCATGATTCGCGGCGGTTGCGCAAACCGGCGAGTTTGTCGCGCCAGCTCGTGCAGGCCTTGCCCTTTCGAAGCTGTTGTCGCTACCACGGGCACGCCAAGCTCGGTCGAGAGTTTAGATATGTCGATATGCAAACCGCGCTGCCGGGCCTCGTCCATCATATTCAGACAAACCACCAGCGGCCGGCCCAGCTCGAGCAATTGCAGCGTCAATTCCAACGCCTGCGACAGGCGCGAGGCGTCGACGACGTTGACGAAAACTTCACCGCTGGAAGATGATGTCGCGTTGTCCAGCAGATAATGCAGCGCCGCCGCGGCGGCTGCATCAGTCGCGGTGAGAGAATAAACGCCCGGCAAATCAACCAACTCAACCGACCAGCCGTCCAGTCGCGCTTTGGCGGCTGTAAAATTAACCGTGGTTCCCGGAAAATTTGCCGTGATGGATTTATAGCCGCCGAGCCAATTGAAAATCGTGCTCTTGCCGGAATTGGGCTGCCCAACCAAAATCACTCGCATAAATTATCCGCGTTTATTGATGGTTTCGACAAGAATTTTTCCGGCCAGATTTCGGCTCAGTGCAATGTTCTGGCCGTTGCAGCGAACGTGAAGCGGTCCGCCGAACGGCGCTTGCCGCACCAACTCGACATGATCGCCGGGATGCAGGCCGATTTCCCGCAGAAGCGGCCAAAGGTCATGGCCTTCCACAATTTGTTTGATTTCAGCGATCACTGATTTTTTCAGATCAGTGAGCGGGTTTAGCTTGGCTTCAATCTTCATGTTGGGACATTTCTTTCGTTGACTTGAATGCCGCCAGAAAAGCCGCGGCGCGTTCGTCTTTCGAAAATAAAAAATCGAGAAATCGCAAAAGCCGGTTGCCGGTTTCCGGGCTGAAAAGATGCTCGACCTTGCAGGCATCGATTTCGGCTTGCTCGGCATTCAACGCCAGAACGTCGCGAAGGAATTTGAGCAAAACCTGCCGATTGGCGACGACGGCTTCAACCAGTTCGCTGCCGGTGCCGGTCAAGCGCAGAAACTTGTTCTCGTCTTCGATGACATAGCCCTTGCTCTTTAAAGTTTTGAGCGTGACGGAAACGCTGCCGCGGGTGATGCCGAGATGCTTGGCCACATCTGTCACGCGCGCGTAACCGTTGCGATCCAGCAACTCGTGAATTGCCATCAGATGATGCGCCGAGCTGTGCGAAAGGGCGTTCTCTTCAAAGTTTCTCCAAACGTGCGCCGCGCTGGTGAATGCCTTCATGTTCTGCATACCAACAAATTGTTTGGCTATTCAAACAGATGTTTGCAGTGCATTCAAGCAAGCGTTGGGCCAGGCGGGTGAGTTGGTCGCAACCCCATTGTAAACTGAAAGTTGTTTCTATTGAAAAGTTGGGGAGGAAGGCTGTAAATTTCCTGCTTTTGCGAAAGGATTCTGAAATTTGAAAAAGAAAATTTAGCTGACACACGGAACAAAAACCCACGCCCAAGGGCTTTTGATCCGTCTGCGTTTTTTTGAGCCGTGCGGGCTACCCGTTGGATTCCAGGAGTTTTCTGTTTCCAACATTTTGCTTCAATCTTCGCCTTTATACATTTCCTCGATCAGATGGCGATATTTATCCGTCACGGTTTTGCGCTTTAATTTCAACGTCGGGGTCAATTCGCCGCCGGCAATCGAGAAATCAACGGGAACAATGGCGACTTTTTTCACGGATTCAAACGACGCCAGCTCCTCGTTTTTGCGCTTCACCTCGTCGTCAATCAGTTTCTTGATTTCCGGATGATCGGCCAAATCCTCGAAGCGGCTAAAAGCGATGCCGCGCTCCTTCGCCCAGGGTTCAACGTGCTCGCGATTGAGCGTCACCAGTGCGGTGACGAATTTTCGGCGGTCGCCATAGGCCATCGCCTGGCTGATAAAACGCGAAGTCCGCAAAATGCGCTCGATGCGCTGCGGCGCGATATTCTTGCCGCCGGAGGTGATGATCAATTCTTTTTTGCGGTCGGTGATTTTCAAGAAGCCGTCGGCATCGATCTCACCGATGTCGCCGGTATGGAGCCAGCCGTCACGGTCAATCGTTTCAGCCGTGGCCTCGGGATTTTTGAAATAGCCTTTCATGTTGCCTTTGCTGCGATAGAGCACTTCGCCGTCCGGCGCGAGTTTCATTTCGATGCCGGGGCCAACCGGGCCGACCGTGCCGAATTTGTTATTGTCGTAGCGATTGACGTTGGTGAAGGAGGAATTTTCCGTCATGCCGATGCCTTCGAGAATGAGAACCCCGCAGGCGTGAAAAAATTCGGCGATGCGTTTGTTCAGCGGCGCCGCGCCGGAGACTGCCCACACCAGCCGGCCGCCGAAGGCCTCCTGGATTTTGTGCAGGACGAGCTTGTTGGCCAAATTGTGCTTGAATTTCAATCCGCCAGGAATCGGCTGCTTATTCTGCTGCAGCCGGCTGACTTGATAGCCCACGCCGAGCGCCCAGTTGAACAGTTTCTCCTTGATCCCTCCCGCGTCTTGCACGCTGGAGGTGATTTTGGTGTAAATTTTCTCATAGATGCGCGGCACGCTGCAAATGAAATGTGGCCGAATTTCCTTGAGATTATCTGCGACTTTTTCGATGCTCTCCGCAAACGCCACAGTGATGCCTTTGTTGAGGCAGAAATAGATGATTAAACGGGCAAACACGTGGGCGAGCGGAAGAAAGAGCAGCGTTTCAAAATACGCTTCGAGGTGGAGGCATTGCGCCGCCGATTCCGAAACGAACAGCAAATTCTCGTGGGTCAACATCGCGCCTTTCGGCACACCGGTGGTGCCGGAAGTATAAACAATCGAAGCGAAATCATCCGGTCGCAGAGCCTGGCCGCGCGCTTCATAGTCGGCGTCCGTCACATTTTCGCCTCGGCGCAGAAAATCCGCAAAACCGAGCAGGCTGTCGTCCGCCGTGCTGTCCCCATCAAAAATGATGATCTGCCGCAGTTTCGGCGTGTCTTTTCGCGTTTGCAAAACTTTGTTGAGTTGATCCTGATTTTCGACGAAGATGATTTCGGCGTCACAGTGATCGATGATGTACGCACAATCGGACGGGAGATTGGTGGGATAAATGCCGACCGTGACGCCGCCGCAATTGACGATGCCGAAATCGCATTGCACCCATTCGAGGCGAGTCTGGCTGAGAATATTGACCCGGTCGCCCTTTTTGACGCCGAGCGCCATCAGGCTTTTGGAAATTTTCCTGCACGTCTCGGCCTGCTCGCGCCAGGTCACGTCTTTCCACGCGCCGGCGGATTTGTGGCGATAGGCGACTTTGTCCGGGTTTTTTTTGATGATTTCATTAAACAGGTCGTAGATGGATTGGTGCGGCATTTTCCTCCTCCGAAAGCGTACATACAAGACGGTAGCCAACAGAAAGATATGCCCTCGTAAAATGAAGGCCAGCGGATTAAGCTTCCGTTGGCCTTCATTTGTTCACTGGTGAACTTAAGTACTTTTCACGCAAGCGCATCGACAAATGCCTCATCAAATTTTTCCAATTGCTCATCAGGCTCGGATTTCCAAGGGGATTTTCCGGTTACTTCTGCGTAGAGCACATCCGGACAGATGTCCGCATCATTCGGCCAGCGGATAGTTCCTTCCCACGTTTCAACTTGCGCAAAATACTCCCGATTTTTTAATGGCTCAAAGACTCCCCCGGGTTTTGTTTTTGCCAATCTTTTGCTCCAGTCTGAGATGCCTCTTTCTCCGTCTGAGAAAGTTATTTCAAGCTTGTATTCACCAAGATACCGAACTGCAATAACTCTGGGGATCATGGCATCACTCCAATGGTTCGATCTTAATAAGAGGTTGCTCAACTTCTCGCAATCTCCAGTTTTCCATCAATTCTTCTTGATGCTAAGCCGCCCATTCTAAAACTAGCGAAAGCGCCCGCTTGGGAAGCTCTCCTCCTTTGATGCGAATCTGATGCGAATCGGATGGATGGAGATTACCGCTTCATGCCCACCGTAAGTGGCGTGAAAGTGGGGTGGTGGATGATCATCATAATACATTTTAACCACTATGCCAAAAAAGCGGCTAATTTCAGGCATAATTCACCTGCACAGGTTTTTAAAATCTTAGTAAAACTATACACATAATTACGTTAACAGTCAAGCAAAACTTTCTCAAATTTTTCCCGATTCAAAACAAAACGCGATTCTGCTAAGGTACGATAGACGTTCTGCTCATATTCCGGCGAGCCAAAATATTTTTTCATTTTTTCATCCAGCGGCAAAACCAGGGCCTCGGCCTGCCAATCATAAGTTTTTCCGGTATTGGCGTCATTCACACAGCCCAGATAAACCGCCCACGACAATTCCGCCACCGACAGTTGATTCAAATCTCGCCGCAGCGCCAGCACGAGGCCTTTCAGCCGCGGGTCGCAAAAATAAAAATGCTCAAAATAGAAATACGCATTGTGAAAAAATTCCGGAAAATTTAAAATGCCGGCCAGTTGCTGGGTTTTCGCCAAATAAATGAGAAGCTGCATGACATGCTTGGCCAGACCCAGCCCAGGATGACGCTGGCCCGGCAGGCGCGGGCGCTCGGCGCTAAAACCGGCATGGGGATTTTGCAGCATCAA is a genomic window of candidate division KSB1 bacterium containing:
- a CDS encoding long-chain fatty acid--CoA ligase, with the translated sequence MPHQSIYDLFNEIIKKNPDKVAYRHKSAGAWKDVTWREQAETCRKISKSLMALGVKKGDRVNILSQTRLEWVQCDFGIVNCGGVTVGIYPTNLPSDCAYIIDHCDAEIIFVENQDQLNKVLQTRKDTPKLRQIIIFDGDSTADDSLLGFADFLRRGENVTDADYEARGQALRPDDFASIVYTSGTTGVPKGAMLTHENLLFVSESAAQCLHLEAYFETLLFLPLAHVFARLIIYFCLNKGITVAFAESIEKVADNLKEIRPHFICSVPRIYEKIYTKITSSVQDAGGIKEKLFNWALGVGYQVSRLQQNKQPIPGGLKFKHNLANKLVLHKIQEAFGGRLVWAVSGAAPLNKRIAEFFHACGVLILEGIGMTENSSFTNVNRYDNNKFGTVGPVGPGIEMKLAPDGEVLYRSKGNMKGYFKNPEATAETIDRDGWLHTGDIGEIDADGFLKITDRKKELIITSGGKNIAPQRIERILRTSRFISQAMAYGDRRKFVTALVTLNREHVEPWAKERGIAFSRFEDLADHPEIKKLIDDEVKRKNEELASFESVKKVAIVPVDFSIAGGELTPTLKLKRKTVTDKYRHLIEEMYKGED
- a CDS encoding metal-dependent transcriptional regulator; the encoded protein is MKAFTSAAHVWRNFEENALSHSSAHHLMAIHELLDRNGYARVTDVAKHLGITRGSVSVTLKTLKSKGYVIEDENKFLRLTGTGSELVEAVVANRQVLLKFLRDVLALNAEQAEIDACKVEHLFSPETGNRLLRFLDFLFSKDERAAAFLAAFKSTKEMSQHED
- a CDS encoding ferrous iron transport protein A is translated as MKIEAKLNPLTDLKKSVIAEIKQIVEGHDLWPLLREIGLHPGDHVELVRQAPFGGPLHVRCNGQNIALSRNLAGKILVETINKRG
- a CDS encoding DUF2442 domain-containing protein; the encoded protein is MIPRVIAVRYLGEYKLEITFSDGERGISDWSKRLAKTKPGGVFEPLKNREYFAQVETWEGTIRWPNDADICPDVLYAEVTGKSPWKSEPDEQLEKFDEAFVDALA
- the feoB gene encoding ferrous iron transport protein B, which gives rise to MRVILVGQPNSGKSTIFNWLGGYKSITANFPGTTVNFTAAKARLDGWSVELVDLPGVYSLTATDAAAAAALHYLLDNATSSSSGEVFVNVVDASRLSQALELTLQLLELGRPLVVCLNMMDEARQRGLHIDISKLSTELGVPVVATTASKGQGLHELARQTRRFAQPPRIMPPPPLLPPIQQALENIASWLDGEFHGFDKPIAEMKFPARLFLLKLLENDQTFREMARQRLPRILPKILQQREAIEKNLGNSAEQVISAGRRERAKTLFQNNTEIGKAEPGWRDRLDEVLMHPLWGYALLVFILYIFFNVIFKIGAMLEPPLLGFFEAVTTYLRNQFGENNFGVALASGILQGLGAGIGIVLPYLVPFLLGMAFLEDFGYLPRVAFLMGGLMQRIGLHGTSVFPAILGYGCSVPAVMATRILRSPRDRFIAAVLAVIVPCSARTTVVLGLVAFYLSPNAALAIYALNIVVIALCGKVLSRIWPEITPGLVMEIPPYRLPSLKLLGAKTWWRLKEFIVIAWPLLIAGSLALSLAEAWALDDTINLALRPLTGMLGLPFAVGTTLIFGVMRKELSMLMLMQALGTTQIATVMTPIQIVIFTLFVVFYIPCLATITVLWKEIGRQKTIWVIGLMLGLAGGVSLLVRGLHAMLF